One Solanum lycopersicum chromosome 4, SLM_r2.1 DNA window includes the following coding sequences:
- the LOC101258557 gene encoding probable carbohydrate esterase At4g34215, protein MKVKMKTILFNLSKKLQYACEEILLMLMFVFLLFYLRWITNHNYQHHLLITTRSTNKLNKQIFILAGQSNMAGQGGVHNFTWDGVIPRECQPNSNNILRLSVTTKWEIAHEPLNYAVDCLHNCGVGPGMAFANAILKQDPNFGVIGLVPCSKSGTGIHTWIRGNMPYDQLISRAKFSLKHGGTIRGLLWFHGESDTKDKYTARYYKAKVMKFIQDLRDDLKSPLLPVIVVVLRYPKEPFDRKFKFVNVVRQAQMDIDLPNVIKVDANDLPVESDGLHLTTQGQIQLGNRMAQAFLNTKFQSLKYDSNKIYHMNS, encoded by the exons ATGAAGGTGAAGATGAAAACGATATTATTCAATCTCAGCAAGAAGTTACAATATGCATGTGAAGAGATACTGTTAATGTTgatgtttgtttttcttctgTTTTACTTAAGGTGGATCACAAACCATAACTATCAACATCATCTACTAATCACAACTCGAAGCACAAACAAATTGAACaaacaaatattcatattaGCAGGACAAAGCAACATGGCAGGGCAAGGAGGTGTACACAATTTTACATGGGATGGTGTAATACCTCGCGAATGTCAACCTAATTCAAACAATATTCTTCGATTAAGTGTAACTACCAAGTGGGAAATTGCACATGAACCTCTTAATTACGCGGTTGATTGTCTTCATAATTGTGGAGTTGGTCCTGGAATGGCATTTGCTAATGCAATTCTTAAACAAGATCCAAATTTTGGAGTTATTGGTTTAGTACCGTGTTCTAAATCAGGTACTGGAATACATACTTGGATTCGTGGAAATATGCCTTATGATCAATTGATAAGTAGAGCTAAGTTTTCTCTTAAACATGGAGGAACAATTAGAGGGTTATTGTGGTTTCATGGTGAAAGTGATACAAAGGACAAGTATACAGCAAGATATTATAAAGCCAAAGTGATGAAGTTCATTCAAGATTTACGCGATGACTTGAAATCTCCTCTGCTTCCTGTTATTGTG GTTGTTCTACGTTATCCAAAAGAACCATTtgatagaaaatttaaatttgtaaatgTAGTGAGACAAGCACAGATGGATATTGATCTTCCAAATGTAATAAAAGTGGATGCTAATGATCTACCAGTTGAATCAGATGGGCTTCATCTCACAACTCAAGGCCAAATCCAACTTGGTAATAGGATGGCTCAGGCTTTTCTCAACACCAAATTTCAATCTCTTAAATATGATTCAAACAAGATTTATCATATGAATAGCTAG
- the LOC101246709 gene encoding low-temperature-induced cysteine proteinase-like has translation MAIHLSALTISILVMVVSSAAVTSAAAEDMSIISYNEKHHTIGAGRTDDEVMSMYESWLVEHKKVYNALGEKDKRFQIFKDNLKYIDEHNAMPEKSYKLGLTKFADLTNEEYRSVYLGTKPDASRRLSSRQSDRYAPKVGDRLPESVDWVKKGVLVGVKDQGQCGSCWAFSAVAAIEAVNKIKTGDSISLSEQELVDCDTSSNNGCDGGLMDYAFEFVIKNGGLDTEEDYPYTGEDGRCDLTRKNAKVVTIDGYEDVPANDENAMKKAIASQPVSVAIEAGGKDFQHYKSGIFTGKCGAAVDHGVVAVGYGSENGMDYWIVRNSWGASWGEHGYLRMQRNIANPKGLCGIATVVSYPVKTGQNPPKPAPSPPSPVKPPTTCDDMYSCPSGTTCCCVYEYYHMCFAWGCCPMEGATCCKDHNSCCPHDYPVCNVKAGTCSISENNPLSVKAMSHILAKPIGSFSNQGMKNTIS, from the exons ATGGCGATTCATCTCTCCGCTCTAACAATCTCGATCCTCGTAATGGTCGTGTCCTCCGCCGCCGTAACATCGGCGGCGGCAGAGGACATGTCGATTATAAGCTACAACGAAAAACATCACACGATCGGCGCCGGTCGGACCGATGACGAGGTCATGTCTATGTACGAATCGTGGTTAGTTGAACACAAAAAAGTGTACAACGCTTTGGGAGAAAAAGATAAACGGTTCCAGATCTTTAAGGACAACCTTAAATACATCGATGAACATAACGCTATGCCGGAGAAAAGTTATAAGCTCGGTTTGACTAAGTTTGCTGATCTGACCAACGAGGAGTATAGGTCGGTTTATTTGGGTACGAAGCCGGATGCTAGTCGCAGGTTGTCGAGTAGACAAAGTGATCGGTATGCTCCGAAGGTCGGAGATAGGTTGCCGGAATCTGTTGATTGGGTGAAGAAAGGTGTGCTTGTTGGTGTTAAGGATCAAGGACAATGTG GGAGTTGCTGGGCTTTCTCAGCAGTTGCTGCCATTGAAGCAGTAAACAAAATAAAGACTGGAGACTCGATCTCTTTATCCGAGCAGGAGCTAGTAGATTGTGATACTTCTTCTAACAATGGTTGTGACGGTGGTCTCATGGACTATGCTTTTGAATTCGTTATCAAAAATGGAGGACTAGACACTGAGGAAGATTACCCATATACTGGCGAGGATGGAAGATGTGACCTAACAAGG AAAAATGCCAAGGTTGTCACCATTGACGGGTATGAAGATGTTCCTGCTAATGATGAAAACGCAATGAAAAAGGCTATTGCAAGTCAGCCTGTTAGCGTTGCTATTGAAGCTGGTGGCAAAGACTTCCAGCACTATAAATCG GGCATCTTTACTGGGAAGTGTGGCGCAGCAGTGGACCATGGTGTGGTTGCAGTGGGATATGGTAGCGAAAATGGCATGGATTATTGGATTGTGAGGAACTCATGGGGTGCTTCCTGGGGAGAACACGGCTACCTCAGGATGCAGCGTAACATTGCTAACCCAAAGGGTTTGTGTGGTATTGCTACAGTTGTTTCTTACCCTGTCAAGACAGGCCAAAATCCCCCGAAACCAGCTCCATCTCCTCCATCGCCAGTCAAGCCACCTACTACTTGTGATGATATGTACAGTTGCCCATCAGGAACAACGTGTTGCTGTGTCTACGAGTACTATCACATGTGCTTTGCTTGGGGTTGCTGCCCTATGGAAGGAGCTACTTGCTGTAAAGACCATAACAGTTGCTGCCCACATGATTATCCTGTCTGCAATGTTAAAGCCGGCACCTGCTCAATC AGCGAGAATAACCCTCTTTCAGTCAAAGCAATGTCACACATTCTTGCCAAACCTATTGGATCCTTCAGCAATCAGGGAATGAAAAACACTATCTCTTGA